One part of the Alistipes onderdonkii genome encodes these proteins:
- a CDS encoding glycosyl hydrolase family 18 protein, whose amino-acid sequence MKKSFMFMTSLFAVATLISSCTKDVEPEADNAAATIVTRAAGDTPAPTAYIEVNDTNPLNVLMYRNADNTPFFKITKVFAANINDNGSEPCLYLNDNVTEVLVPSAGSTTTGHYKYVQPIRQDGGKVLLSILGNHKGVGVGNLTEANQEKFAEILAWAVEEYQLDGIDFDDEWSKYGENSNFPSSVSGSFSGLVLKLREKLDARFPNEHKLITVFYIGYASSLSSAAVAACDYGWYAYFGPNVYVSPSSPWTNAKWSAQAINLNQSYNAITLNQIKNRSAQSKTDGMGAIMTYDLRVQTNRDPLAAIQKIGEGIGLTVSRASSPASGYAKDWSTGGPGTTITYADVQ is encoded by the coding sequence ATGAAAAAATCATTTATGTTTATGACGTCACTCTTCGCAGTGGCAACTCTGATTTCGTCCTGCACCAAGGACGTTGAACCGGAAGCGGATAACGCTGCGGCAACCATCGTAACACGTGCGGCCGGGGATACTCCGGCTCCTACGGCCTACATCGAAGTCAACGACACCAATCCGTTGAATGTTCTGATGTATCGCAATGCGGACAACACCCCGTTCTTCAAGATCACGAAGGTATTCGCGGCCAATATCAATGACAACGGCAGTGAACCCTGCCTTTACCTGAACGACAATGTAACCGAAGTACTGGTTCCGTCCGCCGGATCGACTACGACCGGCCATTACAAGTACGTGCAGCCGATCCGTCAGGACGGAGGCAAGGTACTGCTCTCCATCCTCGGCAACCACAAGGGTGTCGGAGTCGGCAACCTGACGGAAGCCAATCAGGAGAAGTTCGCAGAGATTCTGGCTTGGGCTGTCGAAGAGTACCAGCTCGATGGCATCGACTTCGACGACGAATGGTCCAAGTATGGCGAAAACTCCAATTTCCCCTCGTCAGTATCCGGGTCATTCAGCGGTCTGGTGTTAAAACTGCGCGAGAAACTCGATGCACGTTTCCCCAATGAGCACAAACTGATTACCGTATTCTACATCGGCTATGCATCGTCGTTGTCCTCGGCTGCTGTTGCCGCTTGTGACTACGGATGGTATGCTTATTTCGGTCCCAATGTTTATGTATCGCCATCTTCTCCGTGGACCAATGCTAAATGGTCTGCACAGGCGATTAACCTGAATCAGAGTTATAATGCAATTACTCTTAACCAGATCAAGAATCGGTCGGCACAATCGAAAACGGATGGTATGGGTGCGATCATGACCTACGACTTGCGTGTCCAAACTAATCGTGACCCTCTTGCAGCGATTCAGAAGATTGGCGAAGGCATCGGTCTTACAGTCAGCCGTGCCAGCTCTCCCGCAAGCGGTTATGCCAAGGATTGGTCTACGGGTGGCCCTGGTACAACGATTACGTATGCTGATGTGCAATAA
- a CDS encoding BT_3987 domain-containing protein, translating into MKMKNIISQLLRGGLLCVAITAFVTSCSTDEITYATGQKPDKETLETVAGTLRSSKSLRDRVPIHLTEGNEDAVSDKIYYRLNQAASQALTLTATPNPSLVADYNADNKANLQPLPVANIKLANGGKITIPAGTRVSEKLDLTIESDGLTPGIYLMPVVVNISENEQHVLYYGVTVREFDENIYQDGDDLHNIELDTEWTTVFYLNTGEVQAHYADYVAWEKQDMNTFESVYRASLGNIVNLRIAQVGYDPDSKRALFSLTSDLRYTVEHADKYIRQMQDKGRKVCVCIEGGGSGLGFCNMTDAQIADFAEQVRIFITTYRLDGVNLWDRGSGYGKEGMPAVNTASYPKLIRALRAALPDKMLTVVDYEEPTESFYDTNLTDGIAVGELIDYAWHGYVSENEPIRFINPYNQFTSYEQVYSRKPFAGLEESRYGNVNVPYYSTRSDLYIDMNMDLWSMNLILWNLERQSDIIVFDDLSLPKAMDAESGCIDVIGNIYMYLAYDENFEAPYGYNVMMRIPGIYRQGSKNYDTFAKDW; encoded by the coding sequence ATGAAAATGAAAAATATAATAAGCCAATTACTCCGGGGCGGACTGTTATGTGTAGCGATAACGGCTTTCGTTACGTCCTGTAGTACGGATGAAATCACCTACGCTACAGGGCAAAAACCCGATAAGGAAACACTGGAGACGGTTGCCGGTACGCTGCGCAGTTCGAAATCGCTGCGAGACCGAGTGCCCATTCATCTTACCGAAGGCAATGAAGATGCTGTTTCCGATAAGATCTATTACCGGCTCAATCAAGCGGCATCGCAAGCATTAACGCTGACAGCGACACCCAACCCGTCACTGGTAGCAGATTACAATGCCGACAACAAGGCCAATCTGCAACCGTTGCCTGTTGCCAATATCAAATTAGCTAACGGCGGTAAAATCACGATTCCGGCAGGAACACGAGTTTCGGAAAAACTCGATTTGACAATCGAATCCGACGGATTGACGCCGGGCATCTATCTGATGCCAGTCGTTGTCAATATCTCCGAAAACGAGCAGCATGTGCTTTATTACGGGGTAACTGTCCGGGAATTCGACGAGAACATCTATCAGGATGGCGATGACCTTCATAATATAGAACTGGATACCGAGTGGACAACCGTGTTTTATCTCAACACTGGCGAGGTGCAGGCGCATTATGCCGACTACGTAGCCTGGGAAAAACAGGACATGAATACTTTCGAATCGGTCTACAGGGCCTCTTTGGGGAATATCGTCAATTTGCGGATAGCTCAGGTCGGCTATGACCCGGACTCGAAGCGCGCGCTCTTTTCTCTGACCTCCGACTTGCGTTATACGGTAGAACATGCCGACAAATACATTCGCCAAATGCAGGATAAAGGTCGGAAGGTGTGCGTCTGCATCGAAGGCGGCGGCAGTGGTTTGGGGTTCTGCAATATGACCGATGCGCAGATCGCCGATTTCGCGGAACAGGTCAGAATCTTCATTACGACCTACCGGCTCGACGGCGTAAACCTCTGGGATCGCGGTTCCGGCTATGGCAAGGAGGGAATGCCTGCGGTTAATACCGCTTCGTACCCCAAGCTGATCCGGGCTCTGCGCGCAGCCCTGCCCGACAAGATGCTGACCGTGGTCGATTACGAAGAGCCTACCGAATCGTTTTACGACACGAACCTTACAGATGGCATTGCCGTCGGCGAACTGATCGACTATGCTTGGCACGGTTATGTTTCTGAAAATGAACCGATCAGATTCATTAATCCGTATAATCAATTCACCTCCTACGAACAAGTGTATTCCCGCAAACCATTTGCCGGATTGGAGGAATCTCGCTACGGAAATGTCAATGTGCCGTATTATTCGACCAGAAGTGACTTATACATAGACATGAATATGGATTTGTGGTCGATGAATCTCATATTGTGGAACTTAGAGCGACAGAGTGATATCATTGTCTTCGATGATTTGTCATTGCCAAAGGCCATGGATGCGGAAAGCGGTTGCATTGACGTCATAGGCAATATCTATATGTATCTTGCATATGACGAGAATTTTGAAGCGCCTTACGGCTATAACGTAATGATGCGTATTCCCGGAATATATCGGCAAGGAAGTAAAAACTATGATACATTCGCAAAAGATTGGTAA
- a CDS encoding DUF1735 and LamG domain-containing protein, whose translation MKRNNPYLLAAALLAVAFTGCKNDEYDNKSPFDNVVYLNVSENSDTQVTTFKKTLPDLPKTFSVVLSYPASQAVSVGVEVDPSLVETYNARHNTSWTMLDAKYYELSVTELTIPAGKTISDAVTLKLKNLDGSGEVEELPIDQTYLLPVTIADVGGGVAKLHSSATAYYLVKRSSAITSAASLRDNWINFPTLDKASEGSMLFNNLMAVTYEAIIRVDDFSKHSEISTIMGVENYLLLRIGDASFPRQQIQFDGSGDAAQTPGFGKFPKKDETKLLNPGEWYHIAATYSYATREVCIYVNGKLQSRGTDLGNSASTPFNLAGRAFYDLYLQDPETYKDYKDWSNFRQFFLGKSYDDSRQLNGDITEVRVWSVARSEQEIWDNMYDVDPKTPGLIGYWKFDEGEGNVIKDWTGNGNDAVAEKDLDWPNGIEVPQINKE comes from the coding sequence ATGAAAAGGAACAATCCATATCTTTTAGCGGCGGCCCTGCTGGCTGTAGCTTTCACGGGCTGTAAAAACGACGAATACGATAATAAATCGCCTTTCGACAATGTGGTCTACCTCAATGTTTCGGAGAACAGCGACACACAGGTCACGACGTTCAAGAAGACGCTGCCCGATCTGCCGAAGACCTTTTCCGTCGTGCTGAGCTATCCCGCCTCGCAGGCGGTCAGCGTCGGCGTCGAAGTCGATCCGTCGCTGGTCGAAACCTACAATGCCCGGCACAATACGTCGTGGACGATGCTCGATGCGAAATATTATGAACTATCGGTGACCGAACTCACGATTCCGGCCGGCAAGACCATCTCGGATGCCGTGACCTTGAAACTGAAAAATCTCGACGGCTCGGGCGAGGTCGAGGAACTGCCCATCGACCAGACCTACCTGCTGCCCGTGACGATTGCCGATGTCGGCGGGGGTGTTGCGAAGCTGCACAGCTCCGCGACGGCCTACTATCTGGTGAAACGCTCCTCGGCCATCACCTCGGCGGCCTCGCTGCGCGACAACTGGATCAATTTCCCGACGCTCGACAAGGCTTCGGAGGGCAGTATGTTGTTCAACAACCTGATGGCCGTAACCTACGAGGCGATTATCCGTGTGGACGACTTTTCGAAGCATTCCGAGATTTCGACGATCATGGGTGTCGAAAACTACCTGCTGCTGCGCATCGGCGACGCTTCGTTCCCGCGCCAGCAGATCCAGTTCGACGGTTCGGGCGATGCAGCTCAGACCCCGGGCTTCGGGAAATTCCCCAAGAAGGACGAGACGAAACTGCTCAATCCCGGGGAGTGGTACCACATTGCTGCCACCTACAGTTATGCTACGCGTGAAGTCTGCATCTACGTCAACGGCAAGCTCCAGAGCCGGGGCACCGATCTCGGCAATTCGGCCTCGACACCGTTCAACCTTGCGGGGCGCGCCTTCTACGATCTCTACCTGCAAGACCCGGAAACGTATAAGGACTACAAGGACTGGAGTAATTTCCGCCAGTTCTTCCTCGGCAAGTCTTATGACGACTCGCGCCAGCTCAACGGCGATATTACCGAAGTGCGTGTCTGGTCGGTAGCCCGCAGCGAACAGGAAATTTGGGACAATATGTACGATGTCGATCCCAAAACTCCCGGCCTGATCGGCTACTGGAAATTTGACGAGGGCGAAGGTAACGTCATCAAGGACTGGACCGGCAATGGCAACGACGCTGTAGCTGAAAAAGACCTTGACTGGCCCAACGGCATTGAAGTTCCCCAAATCAATAAAGAGTAA
- a CDS encoding glycoside hydrolase family 18 — protein sequence MKRINRLSLWGTMLLMGLFFASCNDWTETESVTQTTQRPDEQDPELWAQYTAALREYKQSEHTLVFASFANGAPVATSEKDCLRSLPDSLDVVSLTNADNFSEYDREDLTVLKEKGTRAVYFVDYASRSAEFTDLTALGAYLDKVVARTRELDLDGLSFSGIPVFGSDAEQAAQKAVASLFMEKFAAVAGPGKELLLLFEGDPQFLTPADRSKVDYFVLDTKETDNATDLKLQVLRALSAGAVPCNKLLLGAMTEYEFTDEDKGAADAISALTIRIPEIGPQPLAGLCIYSVNADYFGAEFIYPLTRQAIQTLNPSK from the coding sequence ATGAAAAGAATAAATAGATTATCACTCTGGGGAACGATGCTTCTCATGGGACTTTTCTTCGCTTCGTGCAACGACTGGACGGAGACGGAAAGCGTAACCCAGACAACGCAGCGTCCCGACGAGCAGGATCCCGAACTATGGGCGCAATACACAGCCGCACTTCGGGAGTACAAACAAAGCGAACATACGCTCGTTTTCGCCAGTTTCGCCAACGGCGCACCCGTCGCCACAAGCGAAAAGGACTGCCTGCGCAGCCTTCCCGACTCGCTGGACGTCGTGTCGCTGACCAATGCCGACAATTTTTCGGAATATGACCGGGAAGACCTCACCGTGCTCAAGGAAAAAGGGACGCGCGCCGTCTATTTTGTCGATTACGCTTCGCGCAGCGCCGAATTTACGGACTTGACCGCTTTGGGCGCCTATTTGGATAAGGTCGTCGCCCGCACCCGCGAACTGGATCTCGACGGACTCTCTTTTTCGGGGATTCCCGTTTTCGGATCCGATGCCGAACAGGCGGCGCAGAAGGCCGTGGCATCGCTCTTCATGGAGAAGTTCGCCGCCGTGGCCGGTCCCGGCAAGGAGCTGTTGCTGCTTTTCGAGGGCGATCCCCAGTTCCTCACCCCGGCAGACCGGAGCAAGGTCGACTATTTCGTACTCGATACAAAAGAGACGGACAACGCTACTGACTTAAAGTTACAAGTCCTTCGCGCTCTGAGTGCCGGCGCCGTTCCGTGCAATAAACTGTTACTCGGGGCCATGACTGAATACGAATTTACGGATGAGGATAAGGGTGCTGCGGATGCGATTTCTGCATTGACAATACGCATTCCCGAAATCGGACCGCAGCCATTGGCCGGTCTTTGTATCTATAGTGTCAATGCAGACTATTTCGGTGCCGAGTTTATCTATCCGCTTACCCGGCAAGCAATACAGACCTTGAACCCATCCAAATAA
- a CDS encoding RagB/SusD family nutrient uptake outer membrane protein has protein sequence MKQIVKTAQFLLLSAVLFCAWGCMSDFDAINRNPSEATDEELGRENYKISTNLRGLQNWVVPVQEHRYQFNESLTGNPYAGYMAETPDGWKEKFSTFNPSADWLKWPFVIVMQEVYPYFRGVVNNTEDEAAIALARLFRIAIMHRMTDTYGPIPYSKVIEDSSESLTVAYDSQETVYMKMFEELDAVIAALHANEQMSAEAFRKSDNVYYGDIKKWIKYANSLKLRMAMRLSYVKSDIAQKKAEEAVADGVILDNADNAYMHAPENRVALIYNDWGDHRVGADIISYMNGYKDPRRAVMFTQGTWNKKTDYYGMRIGTDPTNKSAMVSTYSNQIVDSKTPYLWMNAAEVTFLRAEGALRGWAMQGDAKDLYEKAVKLSFEERGATGVDTYLADALSTPLRYIDPMDNYSTQSPASTITIPWEAGDTDAVKERNLERIITQKWIAIFPLGIEAWSEYRRTGYPKLLPAVENKSAGTVNIKYGARRIPYPSEEYTENPVHLQEAISMLNGRDNAGTRVWWDVKPLE, from the coding sequence ATGAAACAGATAGTAAAAACAGCACAATTCCTGCTGCTTTCGGCCGTGCTGTTCTGCGCCTGGGGATGTATGAGCGATTTCGACGCCATCAACCGCAATCCGTCGGAGGCGACCGACGAAGAACTCGGGCGCGAGAACTACAAGATCAGTACGAACCTTCGGGGATTGCAGAATTGGGTCGTTCCCGTGCAGGAACACAGATACCAGTTCAACGAATCGCTGACCGGCAACCCCTATGCCGGCTATATGGCGGAGACACCGGATGGGTGGAAAGAGAAATTCTCGACCTTCAACCCCTCTGCCGACTGGCTGAAATGGCCCTTCGTAATCGTCATGCAGGAAGTCTATCCCTATTTTCGCGGCGTTGTGAACAACACCGAGGACGAAGCGGCCATAGCCCTTGCCCGGTTATTCCGCATAGCGATCATGCACCGCATGACGGACACTTACGGACCGATTCCCTATTCGAAGGTGATCGAGGATTCGTCCGAGTCGCTCACGGTCGCTTACGATTCGCAGGAAACCGTTTATATGAAGATGTTCGAGGAGCTGGACGCCGTAATTGCGGCCCTGCATGCCAACGAGCAGATGTCGGCAGAGGCGTTCCGCAAGTCGGATAATGTTTATTACGGCGACATCAAAAAGTGGATCAAATATGCCAACTCGCTCAAACTGAGAATGGCTATGCGCCTGTCGTATGTGAAATCTGATATCGCCCAAAAGAAGGCCGAGGAGGCCGTTGCGGACGGCGTGATTCTCGACAACGCGGACAATGCCTATATGCACGCTCCCGAAAACCGTGTGGCGCTGATCTACAACGACTGGGGCGACCACCGCGTCGGCGCCGACATCATCAGCTATATGAACGGCTATAAGGACCCGCGCCGCGCCGTGATGTTCACCCAGGGTACCTGGAACAAGAAAACCGATTATTACGGCATGCGCATCGGCACCGACCCGACGAACAAGTCGGCGATGGTTTCGACCTATTCCAATCAGATCGTGGACAGCAAGACGCCCTATCTATGGATGAATGCCGCGGAGGTGACGTTCCTGCGCGCCGAAGGCGCCTTGCGCGGCTGGGCGATGCAGGGCGATGCCAAAGATCTCTACGAAAAGGCCGTCAAACTGTCGTTCGAGGAGCGGGGAGCGACCGGTGTCGACACCTATCTGGCCGATGCGCTCAGTACGCCTCTGAGATATATCGATCCGATGGATAATTACAGTACACAGAGCCCGGCCAGCACGATTACGATTCCGTGGGAAGCGGGCGATACGGATGCCGTCAAGGAGCGTAACCTGGAACGCATCATCACCCAGAAGTGGATCGCTATTTTCCCGCTGGGTATCGAGGCGTGGTCGGAGTATCGCCGCACGGGCTATCCCAAGCTGTTGCCTGCAGTCGAAAACAAGAGTGCCGGTACGGTGAATATAAAATACGGAGCCCGCCGTATCCCGTATCCTTCGGAGGAGTATACCGAAAATCCCGTCCATCTGCAGGAGGCTATTTCGATGCTCAACGGTCGGGACAATGCCGGGACGCGCGTATGGTGGGATGTGAAACCTTTAGAATAA
- a CDS encoding TonB-dependent receptor, whose amino-acid sequence MNKKIIQQIWLPTLLVLSCLCTPFTSVYAQNIRVTIQLKDVRMKLVMTEIEKQTRYLFAIDDDVDVTRSVSVNVVNQPLQEALIQMVKGSDVSYQISGSNIVLKKKPIQKPVTVSGTVLDQNKQPVVGASVIVKGTAVGTSTGADGSFSLQVPPPTATAQLEINFLGYEPVVVAVGSRTVFNITLKESAAEIEQVVVTALGIKRQEKALSYNVQQVKSSAITDVKDANFINALSGKVAGITINTSSSGVGGASKVVMRGNKSITQSSNALYVIDGIPMYNVSNGGDTEFGSRGATEAIADLNPEDIESMSVLTGASAAALYGSSAANGAIMITTKKGQAGTFSASYSNHTDFLKPFVMPKFQNRYGTGSYGKSSGSPIYSWGEKLTDAARTGYTPDDFFETGYVTTNSVTLSGGTEKNQMFFSAASVNSEGIIPNNLYDRYNFTFRNTSHFLKDRLRVDVGANYIVQKDQNMTNQGVYSNPLVSAYLFPRGDSFEAAKIFERWDPARKIAVQYWPQGEGGDLRMQNPYWIAYRNPRNTDKKRYMANVSIAFDILPWLNVSGRAKIDNTNSIFTQKLYASSNTTITEGSTQGHYTEIRNTDEQIYADVMVNINKTFADNKFSLVANVGASVNDTKSKELSYRGPIREVGIPNMFTVFDLDKEKSRAQKYGWQEQTQSIFASVEMGYKSMLYLTVTGRNDWASQLAGSPQRSFFYPSVGLSWLPTATFDMPEAFTYLKLRASFSSVGIPFPRFLTTPTYPYDETNQQWLPTTFRPIEQLYPERTKTWEVGIDARLWNDLRLAASWYRADTNNQTFQPTVSASSGYSSMYVQTGNVRNTGVEASLGYGHRWNSFSWDTNFTFSWNKNEVTELMDGLTDPLTGEPLKDRLEIKGLGKAKYIIKKGGTLGDLYTTSNLKYDENGYVQVDRNGNLITTDVGEDIYLGSVFPDYNLAWRNDFDWKGVHLGLLFTARIGGICYSATQANMDLFGVSEVSAAARDAGGILINGREMIDPQRWYAAISSQSGLPQYYTYSATNVRLQELSLGYTLPGKWFRDVCKINIAFVGRNLWMIYNKAPFDPEAIATTGNNYQGIDYFMMPSLRNFGFSVKLTF is encoded by the coding sequence ATGAATAAAAAGATTATTCAGCAAATCTGGCTGCCTACTCTTTTGGTTCTTTCTTGTCTATGCACCCCTTTTACAAGTGTATACGCACAAAATATTCGCGTAACCATTCAGTTGAAGGACGTGCGGATGAAGCTGGTTATGACCGAAATAGAGAAGCAGACACGCTATCTTTTTGCCATTGACGATGACGTAGATGTCACCCGCTCAGTCAGTGTCAATGTTGTAAACCAGCCCTTGCAGGAAGCCTTAATCCAAATGGTAAAAGGCTCCGATGTAAGCTATCAAATCAGCGGCTCGAACATCGTTCTGAAAAAAAAGCCGATCCAAAAACCGGTAACGGTATCAGGTACTGTGCTGGATCAGAACAAACAGCCTGTTGTCGGAGCTTCCGTCATCGTCAAAGGTACGGCTGTGGGAACCAGCACTGGCGCAGACGGTTCCTTCTCGCTTCAGGTACCCCCCCCCACCGCAACAGCCCAACTGGAAATTAATTTTTTGGGCTACGAGCCTGTGGTGGTGGCTGTTGGCAGCCGTACTGTATTTAACATTACGCTTAAAGAATCCGCTGCCGAAATCGAGCAGGTGGTTGTTACTGCTCTTGGTATTAAGCGTCAGGAAAAAGCCTTGAGCTACAATGTGCAGCAGGTGAAATCGAGCGCCATTACCGATGTGAAGGATGCCAATTTCATCAACGCCCTGTCCGGTAAGGTCGCCGGTATCACGATCAACACCTCGTCGTCGGGTGTCGGCGGCGCCTCCAAGGTTGTCATGCGCGGTAACAAGTCGATCACGCAGTCGTCCAACGCCCTTTATGTGATCGACGGTATTCCGATGTATAACGTGAGCAACGGCGGCGATACGGAATTCGGTTCTCGCGGCGCTACGGAAGCTATTGCCGACCTGAACCCCGAGGATATCGAATCGATGTCGGTCCTGACCGGAGCTTCCGCAGCGGCCCTCTATGGTTCGAGTGCCGCGAACGGAGCCATTATGATTACGACGAAGAAGGGTCAGGCTGGAACATTCAGTGCCTCGTATTCGAATCACACGGATTTTCTCAAACCTTTCGTGATGCCGAAATTCCAGAATCGCTACGGTACGGGCAGCTACGGGAAATCTTCGGGTTCGCCGATCTACAGCTGGGGCGAGAAGTTGACCGATGCGGCGCGTACTGGATACACGCCGGATGATTTTTTCGAGACGGGTTATGTCACGACCAACTCCGTAACACTTTCTGGGGGTACCGAGAAGAACCAGATGTTCTTTTCCGCGGCATCGGTTAATTCCGAAGGTATCATACCCAATAACCTCTATGATCGCTACAATTTCACGTTCCGAAATACGTCGCATTTTCTGAAAGACCGCCTGCGTGTGGACGTAGGTGCGAACTACATCGTGCAGAAAGATCAGAACATGACCAATCAGGGGGTCTATTCGAACCCGCTGGTTTCGGCTTATCTGTTCCCACGAGGCGACAGCTTCGAAGCTGCGAAAATTTTCGAACGCTGGGATCCTGCCCGCAAGATAGCCGTGCAATATTGGCCACAGGGCGAAGGCGGTGATCTGCGCATGCAGAACCCGTACTGGATTGCGTATCGCAATCCCCGCAATACGGACAAAAAACGCTATATGGCCAACGTGTCGATTGCTTTCGACATCCTGCCGTGGCTGAATGTTTCGGGACGAGCCAAGATCGACAATACCAATTCGATCTTCACGCAGAAACTCTACGCTTCATCGAATACCACGATCACGGAAGGTAGCACACAGGGGCATTATACGGAAATTCGCAATACCGATGAGCAGATCTATGCCGATGTAATGGTCAATATCAACAAGACCTTCGCTGACAACAAATTTTCATTGGTTGCCAATGTCGGTGCGTCCGTCAACGACACGAAGAGTAAAGAGCTGAGCTATCGCGGTCCGATTCGGGAGGTCGGTATCCCGAATATGTTTACCGTTTTCGATTTGGACAAGGAGAAATCCCGCGCCCAGAAATACGGCTGGCAGGAGCAGACACAATCGATATTCGCCTCGGTCGAGATGGGCTATAAATCGATGCTCTATCTGACCGTGACGGGTCGCAACGACTGGGCCTCACAACTGGCCGGATCACCGCAGCGTTCGTTCTTCTATCCCTCGGTGGGCCTCTCCTGGCTGCCGACAGCGACTTTCGACATGCCCGAAGCATTTACCTACCTCAAGTTGCGTGCATCGTTCTCATCGGTAGGTATTCCTTTCCCGCGATTCCTGACCACTCCAACCTATCCTTACGACGAGACGAACCAGCAATGGCTGCCTACGACATTCCGTCCGATCGAACAGCTTTACCCGGAGCGTACCAAAACCTGGGAGGTCGGTATCGACGCCCGGCTGTGGAACGACTTGCGACTGGCCGCCTCGTGGTATCGGGCCGATACGAATAATCAGACGTTCCAGCCTACGGTATCCGCCTCGTCGGGCTATTCGAGCATGTACGTCCAGACGGGGAACGTCCGCAACACGGGTGTCGAGGCGAGCCTGGGTTACGGCCATAGGTGGAACAGCTTTTCCTGGGATACGAACTTCACCTTCTCTTGGAATAAGAACGAAGTCACTGAACTGATGGACGGCCTGACTGATCCGCTGACCGGCGAACCGCTGAAAGACCGTCTGGAGATCAAGGGTCTCGGTAAGGCAAAGTACATTATCAAGAAGGGCGGCACACTGGGCGACCTGTATACGACATCCAATCTCAAGTACGATGAGAACGGGTACGTGCAGGTGGATCGCAACGGTAACCTGATAACGACAGACGTTGGCGAGGATATCTATCTCGGCTCTGTTTTCCCCGATTATAATTTGGCATGGCGCAACGATTTCGATTGGAAGGGTGTGCATCTGGGGCTCCTCTTCACGGCTCGCATCGGAGGTATCTGCTATTCGGCAACCCAGGCCAATATGGATCTGTTCGGCGTATCGGAGGTTTCGGCTGCGGCGCGTGATGCCGGAGGTATCTTGATCAACGGACGGGAGATGATTGATCCCCAGCGGTGGTATGCTGCAATCAGTTCGCAAAGCGGACTCCCTCAGTACTACACCTATTCTGCGACCAATGTGCGCCTACAGGAACTTTCACTGGGCTATACGCTTCCGGGCAAATGGTTCCGCGATGTCTGCAAAATCAACATTGCTTTTGTCGGCCGTAATCTGTGGATGATCTACAACAAAGCGCCGTTCGATCCCGAGGCGATTGCTACGACCGGTAATAATTACCAGGGAATCGACTATTTCATGATGCCCTCGCTCCGCAACTTCGGGTTCAGTGTAAAACTCACTTTCTAA
- a CDS encoding FecR family protein — MTQTQITDAMLFRFFAGQLTEEETALLKAWMDDNPDEHQKVMKKAHDIYVLGVMYTTFESPAQGKVSPIRLLTLSKIIRFTSKIAAVLAIGFVINYMLFTHRVSEWTNQITTIEAPSGKQIRVTLNDGSVIDLNSGSRIVYPSIFVGKERRIQLYGEAMFDVEPDTDRPFIVETFACDVKVLGTHFNVIADEAKNLFSTALFRGKVAVLSHLSDESVLMDENSVVNLKNGHLQIVPIEDPDEYRWPEGIITLNKMPFDQIVEKLEKYYDVKIVIKRPELPVIKYQSCKIRVSDGINHAMQLLQMASDFTYTYDEIENIIRIE; from the coding sequence ATGACACAGACTCAAATTACAGATGCCATGTTATTTCGGTTCTTCGCCGGTCAACTTACCGAAGAAGAAACCGCTCTACTTAAGGCATGGATGGACGATAATCCTGACGAACATCAAAAAGTGATGAAGAAAGCTCATGATATATATGTATTGGGAGTAATGTACACAACTTTCGAATCACCTGCTCAGGGTAAGGTCAGCCCAATTCGGCTATTAACTTTGTCAAAGATTATTCGATTTACAAGCAAGATAGCTGCGGTGTTGGCAATCGGCTTTGTTATAAATTACATGCTTTTCACTCATCGAGTCAGTGAATGGACAAATCAAATAACTACGATTGAAGCCCCTTCAGGAAAACAAATTCGAGTTACACTGAATGATGGTTCTGTCATTGATCTCAATTCCGGCAGTCGAATCGTATATCCTTCGATATTTGTAGGAAAAGAACGGCGAATACAACTATATGGCGAAGCAATGTTCGATGTAGAGCCAGATACAGACCGTCCATTCATTGTGGAAACTTTTGCTTGCGATGTAAAAGTATTGGGAACCCATTTCAATGTCATTGCTGACGAGGCAAAAAACCTGTTTTCCACAGCATTGTTCAGAGGTAAGGTTGCGGTATTAAGCCATTTAAGCGACGAATCGGTATTGATGGACGAAAATTCAGTCGTAAATCTCAAAAATGGACACTTACAGATAGTTCCGATCGAAGATCCGGATGAATATCGGTGGCCGGAAGGCATCATCACGCTCAACAAAATGCCTTTTGATCAGATCGTGGAAAAGTTGGAAAAATACTATGACGTGAAAATTGTTATCAAGCGACCAGAGTTGCCTGTCATCAAATATCAGAGTTGCAAGATTCGAGTTTCAGATGGAATAAACCACGCTATGCAACTGCTTCAAATGGCCTCGGACTTTACATATACCTACGACGAAATTGAAAATATTATTCGAATAGAATAA